In the Desertifilum tharense IPPAS B-1220 genome, GATGGGGGAAGGAGGCGGCATATTGACAAATAGCCCAAAACTAAAAGTTTTAGTAGAATCTTTTCGGGACTGGGGTCGGTCTTGTTGGTGTCCGCCAGGAGTAGATAATACTTGTGGAAAGCGTTTTAGCTGGCAATTAGGAGAATTGCCGGAAGGTTACGATCACAAGTACATTTATTCACATATTGGCTATAATTTGAAGTTGACAGATATGCAGGCGGCTGTTGGCGTATCGCAGCTCCAGAAACTTCCTGGCTTTATTGAAAGTAGAAAACACAATTGGAAGCTACTATATGAGGGATTGAAACCCCTAGAAGAATTTTTAATTTTACCAGAAGCTACAGCGGGAAGCGATCCAAGTTGGTTTGGATTTGTAATTAGCGTTCGGAAAGAGGCCCCATTTACCAGAAATCAACTGGTTCGTTATCTAGAAAACCGGAAAATCGGAACAAGATTGCTGTTCGGAGGGAACTTAGTTCGTCAACCTGCTTATCAAAGTATTTCTTATCGGGTTGTTGGCGATTTAAAAAACACAGACTTTGTGATGAATCAGACTTTCTGGATTGGGGTCTACCCTGGGTTGACAGCAGAAATGATCGGTTTTGTGGTAGAAAGTATTACAAAATTTGCAACAGAACAGGCAAATAAAGCGGTGGAGATAATTTAATGAGTTGGTTGATTACGGGAGGTTGTGGATTTGTTGGAACAAATTTAGCGGATAGCTTGCTCAGCCAAGGTGAGGAAGTTGTCGTCTTAGATAACCTTAGCCGTGTTGGTTCTCGAGAGAATCTCAATTGGTTGCGATCGCGTCATGGTGAAGATTGGCGCTTTGCAGAACTTGATACGCGAGATGCTGATGCAATAGCCAATATAGTAAAAGAGACTAAACCGGATGCGATCGCCCAACTTGCGGGACAAGTTGCAATGACGACCAGCGTATCTAATCCTCGCCTTGACTTTGAAGTTAATGCCCTTGGAACCTTGAACATCCTTGAAGCTGTTCGACTTCACTCCCCTACAACCGTCGTCATGTTCTCCTCAACAAACAAAGTCTACGGTTCTTTAGAAAATCTTCAGTACGAAGAGACTCAAACTCGTTATATTCTTCCTGAGTATCCCAGGGGCTTAGACGAGAGCCTACAATTAGATGGATACTCTCCCTATGGCTGCTCAAAACTAACCGCCGACCAATATGTCCGTGATTACTACCGCATTTACGGCATTCCTACAGTCGTCTTTCGACATTCTTCCATGTACGGTGGACGGCAATTTGCAACCTACGATCAAGGTTGGATAGGTTGGTTTTGCCAGAAAGCTCTAGAAATGAAAAATCCTAATGCTGAACCATTTACCATTTCTGGTAACGGTAAGCAAGTTCGAGACGTTTTATATACGGATGATTTGATCGAA is a window encoding:
- a CDS encoding GDP-mannose 4,6-dehydratase, translated to MSWLITGGCGFVGTNLADSLLSQGEEVVVLDNLSRVGSRENLNWLRSRHGEDWRFAELDTRDADAIANIVKETKPDAIAQLAGQVAMTTSVSNPRLDFEVNALGTLNILEAVRLHSPTTVVMFSSTNKVYGSLENLQYEETQTRYILPEYPRGLDESLQLDGYSPYGCSKLTADQYVRDYYRIYGIPTVVFRHSSMYGGRQFATYDQGWIGWFCQKALEMKNPNAEPFTISGNGKQVRDVLYTDDLIEVYFAALKHIKISAGQIYNIGGGLNNSLSLLELFKILEKMTDSSLRFNPLNWRRGDQKVFIANISKAEKEIQWKPQFTKIEGLRKMLSWSRELGYSS